The Pseudomonas saponiphila DNA segment CAAACGGAATGGCCAACCATCAACCCCTCACCGCTGTCATTGCCCTTGCGCTCGTCGCCGCCGGTAATCCATTGCTGGCCAATGCGAACGGTAAATTGTCGATGAGTGTCATGGCTTTGGCAAAGCAATGTGCGCCGAACGTGGCGCCTGAGACGGTCGGTTATTTGGTTAGCTGCGGATTTCGGTGAACGTGACCGAGCGTTTCGCTAATACGTGACCGGTGCTTCCACCCCGGTTGCGCGGGTTCTGGATTGTAATCGCATCGGTCACGATGCGGCTTGTTCCTCGGCTTTTTTTCGGCGCAGCGACTCGCCTTTCATCGTCAGTCGGTAGGCGTTGTGCACCAGGCGGTCGAGGATGGCATCGGCCAGGGTCGGGTCGTTGATCCAGCCGTGCCAGTGCTCGATGGGCAGTTGGCTCGTCAGGATGGTGGAGCGGCTGCCAGCGCGGTCGTCGATCACCTCCAGCAGGTCATGCCGGGCTCCTTCCTCCAGCGGGGCTAGCGCCCAGTCGTCCAGCACCAGGACGTCGACCTTTGCCAGCTGTTGCAGGGTACGGCCGAAGCTGCCGTCGCCATGAGCGATGCGCAGTTGTTCCAGCAGGCGCGGGGTGCGCAGGTACAGGGTGCTATAGCCCTGGCGGCAGGCCTGGTTGCCCAGGGCGCAGGCCAGCCAGGTTTTGCCGGCACCGGTCGGGCCGGTCAGCAGCAGGTTGTGCTGCTGGCGGATCCAGTCGCCACTGGCCAGGGTGGCGATCAG contains these protein-coding regions:
- the istB gene encoding IS21-like element IS1474 family helper ATPase IstB translates to MMPQHTLNQLHQLRLDGMARALEEQWTLPASHSLSFDERLGLLLDRELAWRDNQRLVRLRKKAKLKYANACLEDLDRRTGRALDERLIATLASGDWIRQQHNLLLTGPTGAGKTWLACALGNQACRQGYSTLYLRTPRLLEQLRIAHGDGSFGRTLQQLAKVDVLVLDDWALAPLEEGARHDLLEVIDDRAGSRSTILTSQLPIEHWHGWINDPTLADAILDRLVHNAYRLTMKGESLRRKKAEEQAAS